One Nitrospirota bacterium DNA window includes the following coding sequences:
- a CDS encoding helix-turn-helix domain-containing protein, giving the protein MGHYHRLTLMEREELSRMLAAGYRLRATAQALQRAPSTLSRELARHRTSPATYRAVPAHQRATRWAHQPRKPRKLAADLRLRRAVLARLAQRWSPEQIAHSLRQQYPRDPAMQISHEAIYAYL; this is encoded by the coding sequence ATGGGACACTATCACCGTTTGACCCTCATGGAGCGTGAAGAACTCAGTCGTATGTTAGCCGCGGGGTATCGTTTACGAGCGACGGCTCAAGCCCTGCAGCGCGCCCCCAGCACGCTGTCACGTGAACTCGCTCGGCACCGCACCAGCCCAGCGACCTATCGCGCTGTGCCAGCCCATCAACGGGCGACTCGGTGGGCCCATCAGCCACGGAAACCCCGTAAGCTCGCGGCTGACCTCCGCCTCCGTCGGGCGGTCTTGGCCCGGCTGGCGCAACGCTGGTCGCCGGAACAGATTGCCCACAGCTTGCGCCAGCAGTATCCTCGAGACCCCGCGATGCAGATTTCGCATGAAGCTATCTATGCCTATCTCTAG